From a region of the Arachis ipaensis cultivar K30076 chromosome B09, Araip1.1, whole genome shotgun sequence genome:
- the LOC107617594 gene encoding F-box protein At2g39490, giving the protein MEVTTTTTSIEGMFSTFPDEILGSIVSFLPKESALETSLISKRWRQLWNQVLLAHGSLHDITAVLAKFLANFEEHDPLKHPRKLHFHYVHHQEQEEDSVMLATIATNSKLLLDFSVSDDINHKELEARYDLQLIMPQKHVPSSPSSSTFLVKTLHLKSVRDLTSVVVSSIVSNLEHLENLVISDCSGLKSLLIESESKLHKLSILDCLHLKYLHLRTSKLKSFRYRGLLPRIWPESHFNLTHAKLDFRLGPISSDFRSEDFDESLLTIKNSEVLTLCQWTFEALIWPSISPSSCNFIFYKLKELCWIGSHKDENSINALVSFLKLCPALEQLSFKIDPKSYSYWGSRTKFSCFKQATKYKELQHLKLIRLMGFTNRVEEISVAKRLVGLVAMSGKVPKIEASDGTHIE; this is encoded by the exons ATGGAagttactactactactactagtaTAGAGGGTATGTTCAGCACTTTTCCAGATGAAATTCTAGGCAGCATAGTTTCATTTCTGCCAAAAGAATCTGCACTTGAAACCAGTCTCATTTCCAAAAGATGGAGACAACTCTGGAACCAAGTTCTTCTTGCACATGGATCCTTACATGATATTACTGCCGTCCTTGCCAAATTCCTGGCCAATTTTGAGGAGCATGATCCATTGAAGCATCCGAGGAAGCTACACTTTCACTATGTTCATCatcaagaacaagaagaagatagTGTTATGTTGGCAACTATTGCAACCAACAGTAAACTCCTTCTTGATTTCTCTGTTTCTGATGATATTAATCACAAAGAACTCGAAGCGCGCTACGATCTTCAGCTTATAATGCCACAAAAACATGTtccatcatcaccatcatcatccacTTTCTTGGTGAAAACACTTCATTTGAAATCAGTGAGGGATTTGACAAGTGTGGTAGTTTCTTCTATTGTTTCGAATTTGGAGCACCTTGAGAACTTGGTAATCAGTGATTGCAGTGGATTGAAGTCTTTGTTGATTGAGTCTGAATCCAAGCTTCACAAGTTGAGCATCTTAGATTGCCTGCACCTCAAGTATCTCCATCTAAGAACTTCTAAGCTTAAATCTTTCAGATACCGCGGTCTTCTTCCTCGGATTTGGCCAGAATCACACTTCAACTTGACTCATGCCAAGCTTGATTTCAGGCTAGGTCCAATTAGCAGTGACTTCAGGTCAGAAGATTTCGATGAATCGCTATTAACCATAAAGAATTCCGAAGTTCTTACTCTATGTCAATGGACTTTTGAG GCACTGATATGGCCATCAATTTCTCCTTCAAGTTGTAACTTCATATTCTACAAATTAAAGGAGTTGTGTTGGATTGGAAGTCATAAGGATGAAAACAGCATCAATGCCTTAGTCTCCTTCTTGAAATTATGCCCTGCCTTGGAGCAACTTTCTTTTAAG ATTGATCCTAAGAGCTATTCATATTGGGGTTCAAGAACAAAGTTCTCATGCTTTAAGCAAGCAACTAAGTACAAGGAACTGCAACATCTAAAGCTGATAAGGTTAATGGGATTTACAAATAGAGTGGAGGAAATATCAGTAGCAAAAAGATTAGTTGGACTAGTAGCCATGAGTGGAAAGGTTCCAAAGATAGAGGCATCAGATGGGACTCACATAGAGTAA
- the LOC107617593 gene encoding protein gar2: MVLSNKKLKQKLRAALAKQQSNSDVVGVDAPSSSSPSSHSLKTLLDSSAHKPVLSKREKRRKLRSLEHPPAEASPKAAHEVEGSNKENGSEGLGSKKKNKKRKVKDDADVATEAPNDAEKSTNKKKKKKQKQQKKKKKTKTVEQNNSNHEGEVPQATVLNESSNNTNANSSQDGCDDPTKVYVGGIPYYSTEDDIRSYFESCGTITEVDCMCFPESGKFRGIAIISFKTEAAAKRALALDGADMGGLFLKIQPYKATRVNKISDFAPKIMEGYNRTYVGNLSWDITEEELRKFFSNCNIASLRFGMDKDTGEFRGYAHVDFSDSQSLKTALTMDQKFLSGRPVRISCAVPLKKKPTTHTTAVTTTTTTSNGVDGKKSTSTVSAVSGKIKRRTCYECGEKGHLSSDCPKKQTTDPAST; encoded by the exons atggTTCTATCAAACAAGAAGCTGAAGCAGAAGCTTAGAGCTGCATTGGCCAAACAGCAAAGCAACTCTGATGTAGTTGGTGTTGatgccccttcttcttcttctccttcttctcattCTCTCAAAACTCTTCTTGACTCTTCTGCCCACAAGCCCGTATTATCCAAGAGAGAGAAACGCCGAAAGCTTCGATCTTTGGAACACCCTCCAGCTGAGGCTTCTCCAAAAGCTGCCCATGAAGTTGAAGGAAGCAACAAGGAAAATGGCTCAGAGGGTTTGGGCagtaagaagaagaataagaagaggaAGGTAAAGGATGATGCTGATGTTGCAACTGAAGCTCCCAATGATGCTGAGAAATCGacgaacaagaagaagaagaagaagcagaagcagcagaagaagaaaaagaagaccaAAACGGTGGAGCAAAACAATTCCAATCATGAAGGGGAAGTGCCACAAGCTACAGTGTTGAATGAGAGTAGTAATAATACTAATGCTAATAGCAG TCAAGATGGTTGTGATGATCCTACAAAGGTTTATGTGGGGGGAATTCCCTATTACTCAACCGAGGATGATATTCGAAGTTATTTTGAGAGCTGTGGCACCATAACTGAAGTTGATTGCATGTGTTTTCCTGAGAGTGGCAAGTTTAGAGGGATTGCCATTATTAGTTTTAAG ACAGAAGCAGCAGCAAAACGTGCATTGGCTCTTGATGGAGCTGACAT GGGAGGACTCTTTCTTAAAATCCAGCCATACAAAGCAACTCGAGTCAATAAAATATCAGATTTTGCTCCAAAGATCATGGAAGGATACAATAGAACATATGTTGGGAATTTGTCATGGGATATAACCGAGGAAGAACTCAGAAAATTCTTCTCGAATTGCAACATAGCTTCGCTGCGATTTGGTATGGACAAGGATACTGGAGAATTTCGAGGGTATGCGCATGTGGATTTCAGTGATAGTCAGTCACTAAAAACAGCTCTTACAATGGACCAAAAGTTTTTGTCCGGGAGACCTGTCAGGATAAGTTGCGCAGTTCCTTTGAAGAAGAAACCAACAACGCATACAACCGCTGTGACTACAACTACAACTACAAGTAATGGGGTTGATGGCAAGAAATCAACTTCCACTGTTTCCGCTGTAAGTGGCAAGATAAAGAGGAGGACATGCTATGAGTGTGGCGAAAAAGGACATCTTTCATCAGACTGCCCAAAGAAACAAACTACGGATCCAGCTTCAACCTGA
- the LOC107616227 gene encoding circumsporozoite protein-like, producing the protein MDVLLDIMFHHGGNFEKDDEGKLRYTPDNLTCLGDLDEDTLDIFFIRNYYKELGYDKILHCWWLVPGRTLETGLRNLNSDNELREMCFLAHKNNGLVDVYFEHGVSSPDYLQDEEEKAGMDAKEEGAMVTPNDKVRNPNSESPQDKATPVNTIDIPNPQINPTPPSNPTPLTMPESVTNPKPPSQEKPLPNPNDQSQAKPATYQKPKPPTNPQPKPPTNQFAKPPTNPQPKPPTHQKPKPPTTSKSKPPTKPILPKSVPTATSNSTLKSTLKKKTTTTTPNFRPCTRSVAKGKAVLQAGQEGGDALWSDSYDSDEDSLYEPRIEDSSSSDDDDYDNDVCGQANHYFA; encoded by the coding sequence ATGGATGTGTTGTTGGATATAATGTTTCATCATGGAGGAAACTTTGAGAAAGATGATGAAGGAAAACTGAGATATACCCCTGATAACTTAACCTGCCTAGGTGATCTGGATGAGGATACCTTGGACATTTTCTTCATAAGGAATTATTACAAGGAGTTAGGCTATGACAAGATCCTTCATTGTTGGTGGCTAGTTCCCGGGAGGACGTTAGAAACTGGATTAAGGAATCTAAACAGTGACAATGAGCTTAGAGAGATGTGTTTCCTTGCTCACAAGAATAATGGATTGGTGGATGTGTATTTTGAACATGGGGTGTCATCTCCAGATTATTTACAAGATGAGGAGGAAAAGGCTGGCATGGATGCAAAAGAAGAAGGTGCCATGGTCACTCCTAATGACAAAGTGAGGAATCCCAACAGTGAATCCCCCCAAGACAAGGCAACGCCTGTCAACACCATTGACATCCCGAACCCTCAAATTAATCCGACTCCTCCTAGTAATCCAACACCTCTAACTATGCCAGAATCTGTCACGAATCCAAAACCTCCAAGTCAGGAGAAGCCTCTTCCCAATCCAAATGATCAATCACAGGCAAAGCCTGCTACTTATCAAAAGCCAAAACCTCCCACTAATCCACAGCCGAAGCCTCCTACTAATCAATTTGCAAAGCCTCCTACTAATCCACAGCCAAAGCCTCCTACACATCAAAAGCCAAAGCCTCCTACTACTTCAAAGTCGAAGCCTCCTACCAAGCCAATTCTCCCCAAAAGTGTGCCAACTGCAACATCTAACTCCACACTAAAATCCACCTTGAAGAAGAAAACGACAACAACCACCCCTAATTTTAGGCCTTGTACGAGGAGTGTTGCTAAGGGAAAGGCGGTGTTGCAAGCAGGACAGGAGGGAGGTGATGCACTATGGTCTGATTCATATGATAGTGACGAAGATAGTTTGTATGAGCCAAGGATCGAAGATAGTTCTTcgtctgatgatgatgattatgataatGATGTTTGTGGCCAAGCCAATCATTACTTTGCTTGA
- the LOC107617596 gene encoding uncharacterized protein LOC107617596, giving the protein MLERMEMVVEGEARMRAAVVVYYLSRNGQLEHPHLMEVPFSSSTLLSLKDVLNRLTYLRGEGMRNMYSWSSKRSYRNGFVWQDLTENDFIYPTNGHDEYVLKGTLLIQPSHSLTSFDDTLSSDADHADSSSSSTTAVKVYKANACTNAANASTQTDNKNQLDAVSDNNDGISISISCSGSGSGSGDIRNQKTEIDRPSGRMKASASALMHFIRCRSSSMDYAN; this is encoded by the exons ATGCTAGAAAGAATGGAAATGGTGGTTGAAGGCGAAGCAAGGATGAGAGCCGCAGTAGTAGTATACTATCTCTCCCGAAATGGCCAGCTGGAGCATCCACATCTCATGGAGGTTCCATTCTCTTCTTCTACACTCTTGTCTCTCAAAG ATGTGCTAAACAGATTGACTTATCTCCGTGGAGAAGGAATGCGCAACATGTATTCTTGGTCCTCAAAAAG GAGTTACAGAAACGGATTTGTGTGGCAAGATTTGACAGAGAACGATTTCATTTACCCGACTAACGGCCACGATGAGTATGTTCTCAAAGGAACGCTACTCATTCAACCTTCTCACAGTCTCACCTCTTTTGACGACACGTTAAGCTCCGATGCCGATCATGCAGACTCGTCGTCTTCATCCACCACCGCCGTCAAGGTTTACAAGGCAAACGCATGCACCAATGCTGCTAATGCTTCCACTCAGACCGACAACAAGAACCAACTTGATGCGGTGAGTGATAATAATGAcggaatttcaatttcaatttcttgttctgGATCTGGATCTGGATCTGGTGATATAAGAAACCAGAAGACGGAGATTGATCGACCAAGCGGGAGGATGAAGGCTTCTGCTTCTGCACTTATGCATTTCATCAGGTGTCGATCTTCTTCAATGGATTATGCCAATTAA
- the LOC107617595 gene encoding protein ALP1-like isoform X1, protein MGSIRGIKKRKKADNNNNDAPFHSQLQRPSDWWHLFSRRISGPLSQFKDLDKFESVFKISRKTFNYICSLVEEDMLARSSNCTDLKGIHLSLNDQVAIALRRLSSGESLQAVGDSFGLNQSTVSQVTWRFVEAMEERGLHHLSWPSTEIEMEEIKARFESIRGLSNCCGAVDTTHILMTLPATDSVTNVWVDHEKNCSMILQAIVDPNLRFRDIVTGWPGSLSDDHVLRSSAFFKLAEEGKRLNGKKKMLEGTMLREYIIGDTGFPLVPWLLTPYKGKGLSDVQVEFNRRVVATQMIAKRALARLKEMWKIIQGVMWKPDKHKLPRIILVCCILHNIVIDMEDEVLHGMPLCHQHDSGYKDQICESADNSAASKIRDKFSSYLSRKMPN, encoded by the exons ATGGGTTCCATAAGAGGaatcaagaagaggaagaaggctgacaacaacaacaacgatGCCCCATTCCACTCCCAACTTCAACGCCCCTCCGATTGGTGGCACCTCTTCTCCCGCAGAATTTCAG GACCTTTATCACAATTTAAGGATTTAGACAAATTTGAATCTGTTTTCAAGATCTCAAGAAAGACATTCAATTATATATGTTCTCTTGTGGAAGAAGATATGCTGGCTAGATCATCAAATTGCACTGATTTAAAGGGCATACATTTGTCTTTGAATGACCAAGTAGCCATTGCTCTTAGGAGGCTTAGTTCTGGTGAGTCATTGCAAGCCGTTGGCGACTCGTTTGGGCTGAACCAGTCAACTGTTTCCCAGGTAACTTGGCGGTTTGTGGAAGCAATGGAAGAGAGAGGGCTACACCATCTTAGTTGGCCATCAACTGAAATCGAAATGGAAGAGATAAAGGCTCGATTTGAGAGCATACGAGGCCTTTCCAATTGTTGCGGCGCAGTTGACACCACACACATACTGATGACTTTGCCTGCCACAGATTCGGTGACCAATGTGTGGGTTGATCATGAGAAGAACTGTAGCATGATCTTGCAAGCCATTGTGGATCCGAATTTGAGATTTCGCGACATAGTTACCGGTTGGCCTGGTAGTCTGAGTGATGATCACGTGCTTCGAAGCTCTGCTTTCTTCAAACTTGCTGAAGAAGGAAAGAGGTTGAATGGAAAAAAGAAAATGCTCGAAGGAACAATGCTAAGGGAATACATAATTGGAGATACAGGATTTCCCCTTGTGCCATGGCTTCTTACACCTTACAAAGGCAAAGGCCTGTCGGATGTTCAGGTCGAGTTTAACAGACGGGTCGTCGCAACTCAAATGATAGCGAAAAGGGCATTGGCTAGGCTGAAGGAGATGTGGAAGATAATCCAAGGTGTGATGTGGAAGCCTGATAAGCACAAGTTACCAAGAATTATTCTTGTTTGCTGCATATTGCATAACATTGTTATTGATATGGAAGATGAAGTACTGCATGGCATGCCATTGTGCCATCAGCATGATTCCGGATATAAAGACCAAATTTGTGAATCTGCCGACAATTCTGCAGCTTCAAAAATCAGAGACAAGTTTTCTTCCTACTTATCAAGAAAAATGCCAAATTGA
- the LOC107617595 gene encoding protein ALP1-like isoform X2, whose protein sequence is MLARSSNCTDLKGIHLSLNDQVAIALRRLSSGESLQAVGDSFGLNQSTVSQVTWRFVEAMEERGLHHLSWPSTEIEMEEIKARFESIRGLSNCCGAVDTTHILMTLPATDSVTNVWVDHEKNCSMILQAIVDPNLRFRDIVTGWPGSLSDDHVLRSSAFFKLAEEGKRLNGKKKMLEGTMLREYIIGDTGFPLVPWLLTPYKGKGLSDVQVEFNRRVVATQMIAKRALARLKEMWKIIQGVMWKPDKHKLPRIILVCCILHNIVIDMEDEVLHGMPLCHQHDSGYKDQICESADNSAASKIRDKFSSYLSRKMPN, encoded by the coding sequence ATGCTGGCTAGATCATCAAATTGCACTGATTTAAAGGGCATACATTTGTCTTTGAATGACCAAGTAGCCATTGCTCTTAGGAGGCTTAGTTCTGGTGAGTCATTGCAAGCCGTTGGCGACTCGTTTGGGCTGAACCAGTCAACTGTTTCCCAGGTAACTTGGCGGTTTGTGGAAGCAATGGAAGAGAGAGGGCTACACCATCTTAGTTGGCCATCAACTGAAATCGAAATGGAAGAGATAAAGGCTCGATTTGAGAGCATACGAGGCCTTTCCAATTGTTGCGGCGCAGTTGACACCACACACATACTGATGACTTTGCCTGCCACAGATTCGGTGACCAATGTGTGGGTTGATCATGAGAAGAACTGTAGCATGATCTTGCAAGCCATTGTGGATCCGAATTTGAGATTTCGCGACATAGTTACCGGTTGGCCTGGTAGTCTGAGTGATGATCACGTGCTTCGAAGCTCTGCTTTCTTCAAACTTGCTGAAGAAGGAAAGAGGTTGAATGGAAAAAAGAAAATGCTCGAAGGAACAATGCTAAGGGAATACATAATTGGAGATACAGGATTTCCCCTTGTGCCATGGCTTCTTACACCTTACAAAGGCAAAGGCCTGTCGGATGTTCAGGTCGAGTTTAACAGACGGGTCGTCGCAACTCAAATGATAGCGAAAAGGGCATTGGCTAGGCTGAAGGAGATGTGGAAGATAATCCAAGGTGTGATGTGGAAGCCTGATAAGCACAAGTTACCAAGAATTATTCTTGTTTGCTGCATATTGCATAACATTGTTATTGATATGGAAGATGAAGTACTGCATGGCATGCCATTGTGCCATCAGCATGATTCCGGATATAAAGACCAAATTTGTGAATCTGCCGACAATTCTGCAGCTTCAAAAATCAGAGACAAGTTTTCTTCCTACTTATCAAGAAAAATGCCAAATTGA
- the LOC107616832 gene encoding uncharacterized protein LOC107616832, with translation MELRNVVKDKKFWLASLIIVWAAGLQGHMMWLQRQESFKHKFGDLNSQDHSDPPTS, from the coding sequence ATGGAGCTGAGAAATGTGGTGAAGGATAAGAAATTCTGGTTGGCGTCGTTGATAATAGTGTGGGCAGCTGGGCTCCAGGGACACATGATGTGGCTGCAGCGCCAAGAATCCTTCAAACACAAGTTCGGCGACCTCAACTCTCAAGACCATTCCGATCCACCAACCTCATAA
- the LOC107616702 gene encoding zinc finger protein ZAT11, translating into MMTWTMKREREAESIAMANYLMLLSGGGGLERTTTTTSNNRVFECKTCNRQFSSFQALGGHRASHKKPRLMNGEDSSSDDSHGSPAKPKTHECSVCGLEFAIGQALGGHMRRHRTAPPPPPPPPSSDVTSNNKRKREVMFVDLNLTPFENDLAFLKIGQPTITHPPNLVHCL; encoded by the coding sequence ATGATGACGTGGACcatgaagagagaaagagaggctgAAAGCATAGCCATGGCCAACTATCTCATGCTGCTTTCTGGTGGTGGAGGACTTGagagaaccaccaccaccaccagcaacaACCGTGTATTCGAGTGCAAGACATGTAACAGGCAATTCTCGTCGTTTCAGGCATTAGGAGGCCACCGTGCAAGCCACAAGAAGCCGAGGCTCATGAACGGAGAAGACAGCAGTAGTGATGATAGCCATGGCTCTCCGGCAAAGCCTAAGACTCACGAGTGCTCCGTTTGCGGCTTGGAGTTCGCCATTGGCCAAGCTTTGGGTGGCCACATGAGGCGTCACAGAACAGCACCGCCACCGCCACCACCGCCACCTTCTTCAGACGTGACTagcaataataaaagaaagagagaagtTATGTTTGTGGATCTGAACTTGACTCCCTTTGAGAATGATTTGGCATTCTTGAAGATTGGACAACCAACAATAACTCATCCTCCTAACTTGGTCCATTGTTTGTAA